The Sulfuricurvum sp. DNA segment AGCATTGAGAGGGGTACGGAGTTCATGACTCATGTTGGATAAAAAAATATCTTTGGCGCGGTTAGCCTCTTGCGCCTCATTCATGGCCATAACTGCTTGATCGTGCGCCGATTTGAGCTTCTCGTTTTCCAGTAGCTCTTCATACTGTTTTTTCAGTGAATGGTTCGCCTCTTCTAACTCTTTGGAGCTTACATCCAACGTATGCTCCAATAAGCGGCGCTCTTTTTCCGCATCGATATAAAAATTATTGACCGTCTCTAAAAAAGGGGCTAATTCATCTATTAATTCAGGACGTACAAACCTCCGCATTTGTCGAACCAATAAACGATGGTACGGAGGCGTTGTCATGTTCGTCCCTATTCGTAAATACTGACCAAAGTCATCGTTTGATTATGGAGTGTACATCGAGATTCTCCTAATTCAGACAGTTCACCATAAGAATAGAAACCGGTTAAAATCGCTTTTTCTCCAAGTATCTCTCGAATAATCTCCAGCTCTTCTTCACACAATTGCCCCAATACAAGGCGTCTGCCTACACAGCTTACAAGCAATACAAGGAACTCATCGTCATGCTCCATTTGAGAAGCTTTTGCCGCCAAGCCGGCATGCTCAATAAGAGCATCCATATTGGTTTTCATCAATCGGCATAGCCCTCCATTGGGGATATCCCCTGCAAACGTCAAACTTTGAGTCTCTTCATCAATAGCAAGAAGGGTTCGGATCAAAGGAGATCCCTCGGCATCTTTACGTACACTCATCGGAAAGCGCAACCCGCTTCCCGGTAAATCTGCCGCAAACTCCCCCAAATAGCTTTTATACAACTCAAGTGCTGGCTTATCATCGATAGTATAAAGGACATTCCCCTCAGAACGTGTAATTCGACGCTCTGCCCCAAACTCTTCCCATCCCGCGGAACATCCGCTTCGTGCGACTAATGATTCACCGTATAAACCGATCGCGGCAACAACTCCAATCTCTGCAACTCCCTGCGCCATTACATAGGTAGCTCCAAAGCGTGTTCCATCTCCTGCCATACCTCCGGTAATACTCACCCCATCAGGCAACACTTCTGACAATCCGCGTGCCAATTCACTCCCATTGACCGTCAATCCATCCGAGAGGATAAATACATGGCGTAACGTCTCTCCATGCAACTCTTTCCCCAATGCAATACCGAGCTGTTCCATATCTTGGAAATCAATGACCCGCTTTGATGCTGAGCGCACTTGCGTACGATCAAAACTAATCGCCGTTGCCACCGCATCTTCATCACTGATAATCGTATCCAAAACACTCCCCGAACTGCTTGCTCCTGCAATCACCGCATTAGGATACATCTCTTTGAGGGTTTCATACCACTGC contains these protein-coding regions:
- a CDS encoding FIST N-terminal domain-containing protein, coding for MRSEQIRWSQKNGWVGYDKVQGAMRNLVLVFFDNHACLDPQWYETLKEMYPNAVIAGASSSGSVLDTIISDEDAVATAISFDRTQVRSASKRVIDFQDMEQLGIALGKELHGETLRHVFILSDGLTVNGSELARGLSEVLPDGVSITGGMAGDGTRFGATYVMAQGVAEIGVVAAIGLYGESLVARSGCSAGWEEFGAERRITRSEGNVLYTIDDKPALELYKSYLGEFAADLPGSGLRFPMSVRKDAEGSPLIRTLLAIDEETQSLTFAGDIPNGGLCRLMKTNMDALIEHAGLAAKASQMEHDDEFLVLLVSCVGRRLVLGQLCEEELEIIREILGEKAILTGFYSYGELSELGESRCTLHNQTMTLVSIYE